The Pseudarthrobacter sp. NS4 genome includes a window with the following:
- a CDS encoding sugar phosphate isomerase/epimerase family protein encodes MTENKLIIGTAPDSWGVWFPDDPKQTPWERFLDEVAESGYKWIELGPYGYLPTDPARLAEELKQRDLKVTAGTVFTAFHRGLDQWETAWEPARKVAELTAALGGEHIVVIPAMWRDDVTGEAVESGTLSDKAWSDLFTGHNRLGKTLLEDFGLKQQFHSHADSHVGAQEDIETLLGATDPKYLNLCLDTGHAEYCGASSLELIKNYPDRIGYLHLKQINPEILKKVNEENMTWAAANLAGVMTEPPNGLPDLRAVIEAVEALDRPIFGIVEQDMYPVAFDVPMPIAKRTRNYLLSCGSRTAVS; translated from the coding sequence ATGACTGAGAACAAGCTGATCATCGGCACCGCTCCGGACTCCTGGGGTGTCTGGTTCCCTGACGATCCCAAGCAGACCCCGTGGGAGCGCTTCCTGGACGAGGTGGCGGAATCCGGCTATAAGTGGATTGAGCTTGGCCCTTACGGCTACCTTCCCACCGATCCCGCGCGGCTGGCGGAGGAATTGAAGCAGCGCGACCTAAAGGTCACCGCCGGCACGGTGTTCACCGCCTTCCATCGCGGGCTTGACCAGTGGGAGACCGCCTGGGAGCCGGCCCGCAAGGTGGCCGAACTCACGGCAGCCTTGGGCGGCGAGCACATCGTGGTCATCCCGGCCATGTGGCGTGACGACGTTACGGGCGAGGCAGTGGAAAGCGGCACGCTGAGCGACAAAGCCTGGAGCGACTTGTTTACCGGCCACAACCGCCTGGGCAAGACCCTGCTGGAGGACTTTGGGCTGAAGCAGCAGTTCCATTCGCACGCCGATTCACACGTGGGTGCCCAGGAGGACATCGAAACGCTGCTCGGCGCAACGGATCCGAAGTACCTGAACCTGTGCCTGGACACCGGCCATGCCGAATACTGCGGTGCTTCCAGCCTGGAGCTGATCAAGAACTACCCGGACCGGATCGGCTACCTGCACCTGAAGCAGATCAACCCGGAGATCCTCAAGAAGGTCAACGAGGAAAACATGACCTGGGCCGCAGCCAACCTGGCCGGCGTGATGACCGAGCCGCCGAACGGACTGCCAGACCTGCGCGCCGTCATCGAAGCCGTGGAAGCGCTGGACCGCCCGATCTTCGGCATCGTGGAGCAGGACATGTACCCCGTCGCCTTCGACGTTCCCATGCCCATCGCCAAGCGCACCCGCAACTACCTGCTGTCCTGCGGTTCCCGCACCGCCGTCAGCTGA
- a CDS encoding Cgl0159 family (beta/alpha)8-fold protein has translation MTLTPIASNQALNDDPRRYEHLSIIRLEDPEAVARAARSRRRHPGVKSGRQNFIVAADHPARGALAVGDDPVAMADRRQLLDRLQIALANPAVDGVLASPDIMDDLLLLGALEGKLVFGSMNRGGLAGLVNEFDDRFTGHTAAALEALGADGGKMLTRICLGDPDTVSMLEATAKAIDSLAERKLIAMVEPFLSIRENGRVRNDLSTNAVIKSIAIAEGLGSTSAYTWMKLPVVAGMERVMAATTMPTVLLGGDPDGTQDEVFATWQAALALPGVQGLTVGRTLLYPSDGDVAGAVATAASLLHHTTEVSE, from the coding sequence GTGACACTTACCCCTATTGCCTCCAACCAGGCACTCAATGACGACCCGCGCCGCTACGAGCACCTGAGCATCATCCGGCTCGAAGATCCGGAGGCAGTGGCACGCGCGGCCCGGTCGCGCCGCCGCCACCCGGGCGTAAAGTCCGGCCGGCAAAACTTCATCGTGGCGGCAGACCACCCGGCCCGTGGCGCCCTCGCCGTCGGAGATGACCCGGTGGCCATGGCAGACCGCCGCCAGCTCCTGGACCGGCTGCAGATTGCCTTGGCGAACCCGGCCGTTGACGGCGTCCTGGCGTCCCCCGACATCATGGATGACCTCCTGCTGCTCGGGGCGCTTGAGGGCAAACTGGTGTTCGGCTCCATGAACCGCGGCGGCCTCGCCGGCCTGGTCAACGAATTCGATGACCGGTTCACCGGCCATACCGCAGCAGCCCTGGAGGCCCTCGGGGCGGACGGCGGCAAGATGCTCACCCGCATATGCCTTGGCGATCCGGACACCGTCTCCATGCTGGAAGCCACCGCGAAGGCCATCGACTCGCTGGCCGAGCGCAAGCTGATTGCCATGGTGGAGCCGTTCCTCTCGATCCGCGAGAACGGGCGGGTGCGCAACGACCTGTCCACCAACGCCGTGATCAAATCCATCGCCATCGCCGAAGGCCTGGGATCCACCAGCGCCTATACCTGGATGAAGCTGCCCGTCGTTGCCGGGATGGAACGCGTCATGGCCGCGACCACCATGCCCACCGTGCTGCTGGGCGGCGACCCGGACGGGACCCAGGACGAGGTCTTCGCGACCTGGCAGGCCGCGCTGGCCCTGCCCGGCGTACAGGGCCTTACCGTGGGCCGCACCCTGCTCTACCCCTCGGACGGGGACGTCGCCGGCGCCGTCGCCACGGCTGCCTCGCTCCTTCACCACACCACTGAAGTATCGGAGTAA
- the iolD gene encoding 3D-(3,5/4)-trihydroxycyclohexane-1,2-dione acylhydrolase (decyclizing): protein MGTATRRMTVAQAVVEYLSKQYTVDQVGDREYRERLIPGTFGIFGHGNVAGVGQALKQYQQLDPAIMPYYQGRNEQAQVHQAVGYARHTRRRQTFAISTSIGPGSSNLLTGAALATTNRLPVLLLPSDTFATRAADPVLQQLEQPYAYDLTVNDAFRPLSRFFDRVNRPEQLFSAFHHGLRVLTDPAETGAVTISLPQDVQAEAFDVPAEFLAEREWRIRRPDADDDDIRRAADAIRAARRPLIIAGGGVLYAYANEELARFVELTGIPVGNTQAGVGVLPWDHPFSLGAIGSTGTTAANAIAAEADLIIGIGTRYEDFTTASRTAFQNPDVKFININVAPIDAYKHGTTLPIVADARKALVKLNEALGGYRVGADLEEQVSAEKKRWDATVDEAFDTRHTPLPAQNEIIGATNRAMDARDVVICAAGSLPGDLHKMWRVRDPFGYHVEYAYSCMGYEIPGGLGVKRAALAEAVASTTAAGGGRADVRDVVVMVGDGSYLMMHTELVTAVAERIKLIVVLIQNHGYASIGSLSESLGSQRFGTQYRSLNEEQHSFDEGETLPVDLALNAESLGVKVIRIEPGEKAIAELEQAIRDAKAAPERGGPILIHVESDPLLDAPSSESWWDVPVSQVSELDSTQQAYQTYTDHKSRQRKLLG, encoded by the coding sequence ATGGGAACTGCAACGCGCAGAATGACGGTGGCACAGGCCGTCGTTGAATACCTTTCCAAGCAGTACACGGTGGACCAGGTGGGCGACCGGGAATACCGCGAACGCCTGATCCCCGGCACATTCGGCATCTTCGGCCACGGCAACGTGGCAGGTGTGGGCCAGGCCCTGAAGCAGTACCAGCAGCTGGATCCCGCCATCATGCCCTACTACCAGGGCCGCAACGAGCAGGCCCAGGTCCACCAGGCGGTGGGGTACGCCCGGCATACCCGCCGCCGCCAGACCTTCGCCATCAGCACCTCGATTGGTCCCGGGTCCTCGAACCTGCTGACCGGTGCCGCGCTGGCCACCACCAACCGGCTGCCGGTCCTGTTGTTGCCGAGCGACACCTTCGCCACCCGCGCCGCAGACCCGGTGCTGCAGCAGCTGGAGCAGCCCTACGCCTACGACCTCACGGTCAATGACGCCTTCCGGCCGCTGTCCAGGTTCTTTGACCGCGTCAACCGGCCCGAGCAGCTGTTCTCGGCGTTCCACCACGGGCTCCGGGTCCTGACGGACCCCGCAGAGACCGGTGCGGTCACCATTTCGCTGCCACAGGACGTCCAGGCCGAGGCCTTCGACGTCCCGGCGGAGTTTTTGGCCGAGCGTGAGTGGCGTATTCGCCGCCCGGACGCGGACGACGACGACATCCGGCGCGCCGCCGACGCCATCCGGGCCGCAAGGCGGCCGCTGATCATCGCCGGTGGCGGTGTCCTGTACGCGTATGCAAACGAGGAACTCGCCAGGTTCGTCGAGCTGACCGGCATCCCGGTGGGCAACACCCAGGCCGGCGTCGGCGTGCTGCCCTGGGACCATCCGTTCTCCCTGGGAGCCATTGGTTCCACGGGTACGACGGCGGCGAACGCCATCGCTGCCGAGGCGGACCTGATCATTGGCATCGGCACGCGGTACGAGGACTTCACCACCGCCTCCCGGACCGCTTTCCAGAACCCCGACGTGAAGTTCATCAACATCAACGTCGCCCCGATCGATGCGTACAAGCACGGCACCACGCTGCCGATCGTGGCAGACGCCCGGAAGGCGCTGGTGAAGCTGAATGAGGCACTGGGCGGCTACCGCGTCGGCGCCGACCTTGAGGAGCAGGTGTCGGCCGAGAAGAAGCGCTGGGACGCCACCGTGGACGAGGCATTCGACACCCGGCACACCCCGCTGCCGGCACAGAACGAGATCATTGGCGCCACCAACCGGGCCATGGACGCCCGTGACGTGGTGATCTGCGCGGCCGGTTCACTGCCCGGGGACCTGCACAAGATGTGGCGCGTCCGGGACCCCTTCGGCTACCACGTCGAATATGCATACTCCTGCATGGGCTACGAAATTCCCGGCGGGCTGGGCGTCAAGCGCGCAGCCCTTGCGGAAGCGGTGGCAAGTACGACGGCGGCTGGTGGGGGCCGCGCGGACGTGCGGGACGTCGTCGTGATGGTGGGGGATGGCTCCTACCTGATGATGCACACCGAACTGGTCACCGCCGTCGCCGAACGCATCAAGCTGATCGTGGTCCTGATCCAGAACCACGGCTACGCCTCCATCGGCTCGCTCTCCGAGTCCCTCGGTTCACAGCGCTTCGGCACCCAGTACCGGTCGCTCAATGAGGAACAGCACAGCTTCGACGAAGGTGAAACCCTTCCGGTTGACCTGGCCCTGAACGCCGAATCCCTCGGCGTGAAGGTCATCCGGATCGAGCCGGGGGAGAAGGCCATCGCCGAGCTCGAACAGGCCATCCGTGACGCCAAAGCCGCACCGGAGCGCGGCGGACCCATCCTGATCCACGTCGAGTCCGACCCGCTCCTGGACGCCCCCAGCTCCGAATCATGGTGGGACGTTCCCGTCTCCCAGGTATCCGAACTGGACTCCACCCAGCAGGCCTACCAGACCTACACCGACCACAAGTCCCGCCAGCGCAAACTGCTCGGCTGA
- a CDS encoding CoA-acylating methylmalonate-semialdehyde dehydrogenase, translating to MTATTETTVINHFINGAETAGAGGRTTSVYNPATGQVSAELRLANRADLDATVAAARKAADTWGDISLAKRTAVLFKFRELVAAHVDDLAALITAEHGKVISDAKGEIGRGLEVIEYACGIPTLLKGDYSDQVSTGIDVFNFREPLGVVAGITPFNFPVMVPLWMAPMAIATGNAFILKPSERDPSASMLLAKLWKDAGLPDGVFQVLHGDKETVDGLLTHPDVDGISFVGSTPIAQYVHETATKHGKRVQALGGAKNHAIVMPDADLDNAADHLAAAAFGSAGERCMAISVAVAVGDAADLIVKKVEERALAVKVNNGTAPEAEMGPVITPASKERIVRIVTEAEAAGAAMVVDGRDLVVPGHEDGFWVGPTVIDHVKTGMTAYTEEIFGPVLVVVRVDSLEDGINLINANPYGNGTAIFTSSGAHARKFQRSVTVGMIGINVPLPVPVAYHSFGGWKASLFGDKHIYGPEGVSFYTRGKVITSRWPEPTHASGASYNFPSN from the coding sequence ATGACTGCCACCACCGAGACCACCGTCATCAACCACTTCATCAATGGCGCCGAAACTGCCGGCGCGGGCGGGCGCACCACGTCCGTCTATAACCCTGCCACCGGCCAGGTCAGCGCAGAACTGCGCCTGGCCAACCGCGCCGACCTGGACGCCACCGTGGCCGCTGCCCGCAAGGCGGCCGATACTTGGGGCGATATCTCCCTGGCCAAGCGCACCGCGGTGCTGTTCAAGTTCCGCGAACTCGTCGCCGCCCACGTGGACGACCTCGCCGCCCTGATTACCGCCGAACACGGCAAGGTCATCTCCGACGCCAAGGGCGAAATTGGCCGCGGCCTGGAAGTCATCGAATACGCCTGCGGCATCCCCACGCTGCTCAAGGGCGACTACTCGGACCAGGTCTCCACCGGCATCGACGTGTTCAACTTCCGTGAACCCCTTGGCGTGGTGGCCGGCATCACCCCGTTCAACTTCCCGGTGATGGTGCCGCTGTGGATGGCGCCGATGGCGATCGCCACGGGCAACGCCTTCATCCTCAAGCCCTCCGAGCGGGACCCCTCCGCCTCCATGCTCCTGGCCAAGCTGTGGAAGGACGCCGGTCTGCCCGATGGGGTGTTCCAGGTCCTGCACGGCGACAAGGAAACCGTTGACGGGCTCCTGACCCACCCTGACGTGGACGGCATCTCCTTCGTCGGCTCCACGCCGATCGCCCAGTACGTCCACGAAACCGCCACGAAGCACGGCAAGCGCGTCCAGGCCCTGGGCGGTGCGAAGAACCACGCCATCGTCATGCCCGACGCGGACCTGGACAACGCCGCCGACCACCTGGCCGCCGCAGCCTTTGGTTCCGCAGGGGAGCGGTGCATGGCCATCTCCGTTGCCGTCGCCGTCGGAGACGCCGCGGACCTGATCGTCAAGAAGGTCGAAGAGCGCGCCCTGGCCGTGAAGGTCAACAACGGGACCGCTCCTGAGGCAGAGATGGGCCCGGTCATCACCCCGGCCTCCAAGGAGCGCATCGTCAGGATCGTCACGGAAGCAGAAGCCGCCGGCGCGGCCATGGTGGTTGACGGCCGCGACCTCGTGGTCCCCGGCCACGAGGACGGCTTTTGGGTTGGTCCCACCGTGATCGACCACGTCAAAACCGGAATGACTGCCTACACCGAGGAAATCTTCGGTCCCGTCCTCGTCGTGGTCCGCGTGGACAGCCTGGAAGACGGCATCAACCTCATCAACGCCAACCCCTACGGCAACGGGACCGCCATCTTCACCTCCTCCGGCGCCCACGCGCGCAAGTTCCAGCGCTCCGTCACCGTAGGCATGATCGGGATCAACGTGCCCTTGCCCGTCCCGGTGGCTTACCACTCCTTCGGCGGTTGGAAAGCCTCGCTGTTTGGCGACAAGCACATCTACGGCCCCGAAGGCGTGTCCTTCTACACCCGCGGCAAGGTCATCACCTCCCGCTGGCCCGAACCCACCCACGCCTCCGGCGCCTCCTACAACTTCCCGTCCAACTAG
- a CDS encoding ArsR/SmtB family transcription factor: MVSESAALDSAFMALADPVRRSIIARLSRGPATVNELAEPFEISKQAVSKHIQVLEQAQLVTRTREAQRRPVHLNPARLEALTAWIDQYRLVREEQFRSLDAVLQSSAGQSGAKAKENR, encoded by the coding sequence ATGGTTTCCGAAAGCGCGGCACTGGACTCGGCCTTCATGGCCCTGGCCGACCCCGTCCGGCGAAGCATCATTGCCCGGCTCAGCCGGGGCCCGGCAACCGTCAATGAACTGGCGGAACCCTTCGAAATTTCCAAGCAGGCAGTTTCGAAGCACATCCAGGTGCTTGAGCAGGCGCAGCTGGTCACCCGTACCAGGGAGGCCCAGCGAAGGCCCGTCCACCTGAACCCCGCACGGCTGGAGGCACTCACCGCATGGATTGACCAGTACAGGTTGGTCCGCGAGGAGCAGTTCCGCAGCCTCGATGCCGTGCTTCAATCCAGCGCCGGGCAAAGCGGCGCCAAGGCAAAGGAAAACCGATGA
- a CDS encoding sugar phosphate isomerase/epimerase family protein translates to MKIALDPTPFHHTHSLLEFPKVVADLGYKYMQMTPHADFIPFYNHPKADDELVGQLSKACKDAGIEIASVLPVLRWSGPDEDAREAAVRYWKRAIQITVDLGVGTINTEFSGRPEKAEESEQAFYRSMEELLPIIEREGIDLLIDPHPDDFVEEGLAAIRMIRGLNSKNVGMVYVASHSFHMKNAPLDIMRAAGDRLRLVHVADTMNHHASHGLRYITNPPGNPVRVHQHLKIGDGDVNWDEFFGGLKEIGFLDRDDTVMVSSVFAEDENAEDVSRYQLETMQQYVRKANA, encoded by the coding sequence TTGAAAATCGCACTTGATCCTACGCCGTTCCACCACACCCACAGCCTGCTTGAGTTCCCTAAGGTGGTTGCGGACCTTGGCTACAAATACATGCAGATGACTCCGCACGCGGACTTCATCCCCTTCTACAACCACCCCAAAGCAGACGATGAACTGGTAGGCCAGCTGAGCAAGGCCTGCAAGGATGCGGGAATCGAAATCGCCTCAGTCTTGCCGGTGCTCCGCTGGTCCGGACCCGACGAGGACGCCCGCGAGGCAGCGGTCCGCTACTGGAAGCGTGCCATCCAGATCACGGTGGACCTCGGTGTCGGCACCATCAACACCGAGTTCAGCGGCAGGCCGGAAAAAGCCGAAGAGTCCGAGCAGGCCTTCTACCGTTCCATGGAGGAACTGCTGCCGATCATCGAGCGTGAGGGCATCGACCTGCTGATCGACCCGCACCCGGACGACTTCGTGGAGGAAGGCCTCGCCGCCATCCGCATGATCCGCGGGCTCAACTCGAAGAACGTTGGCATGGTGTACGTGGCCTCGCACAGCTTCCACATGAAGAACGCGCCGCTGGACATCATGCGGGCGGCGGGGGACAGGTTGCGGCTGGTCCACGTGGCCGACACCATGAACCACCATGCCTCGCACGGGCTCCGTTACATCACCAACCCGCCGGGCAACCCCGTCCGTGTCCACCAGCACCTGAAAATCGGCGACGGCGACGTCAACTGGGACGAGTTCTTCGGCGGCCTGAAGGAAATCGGCTTCCTGGACCGGGACGATACCGTCATGGTTTCCAGCGTCTTCGCCGAGGACGAAAACGCGGAGGACGTCTCCCGATACCAGCTGGAGACCATGCAGCAGTATGTCCGGAAGGCCAATGCATGA
- the iolC gene encoding 5-dehydro-2-deoxygluconokinase, translating into MTHELLTIGRISVDIYPNDIGVDLEDVTSFGKYLGGSPSNVAVAAARHGRRTGVITRTGDDAFGNYLHRELRKFKVDDAFVSPVKEYPTAVTFCAIKPPEDFPLYFYGRFPTAPDLQIKADELDLDAIRDAGIFWSTVTGLCQEPSREAHIRAHEARPRTGLAEGQFTILDLDYRPMFWASEEEARAEVAKVLPHVTVAIGNDKECAVAVGEGTPDEQADRLLAAGVEIAVVKLGPEGVMAKTRTERVVSAPVPVETVNGLGAGDSFGGAFCHGLLSGWPLAQVLDYANAAGAIVASRLSCADAMPTPDEVNSLLAERGRAVPQLATEGAAL; encoded by the coding sequence GTGACCCACGAGCTTCTCACGATCGGGCGCATCAGCGTTGATATCTACCCGAACGATATTGGGGTGGACCTGGAGGACGTCACGTCCTTTGGGAAATACCTCGGCGGTTCCCCTTCCAATGTGGCTGTCGCCGCTGCCCGGCACGGCCGCCGCACAGGCGTTATTACCCGCACCGGGGACGACGCCTTCGGCAACTACCTGCACCGGGAACTGCGCAAGTTCAAGGTCGATGACGCCTTCGTGTCCCCCGTGAAGGAATACCCGACGGCGGTCACATTCTGCGCCATCAAGCCGCCCGAAGACTTTCCGCTGTACTTCTACGGCCGCTTTCCCACGGCACCGGACCTGCAGATCAAGGCCGACGAACTGGACCTGGACGCCATCCGCGACGCCGGGATCTTCTGGTCCACCGTGACCGGCCTGTGCCAGGAGCCCAGCCGGGAGGCCCACATCAGGGCGCACGAGGCACGTCCCCGGACCGGCCTGGCCGAAGGGCAGTTCACGATCCTTGACCTTGACTACCGGCCCATGTTCTGGGCATCGGAGGAAGAAGCCCGGGCCGAGGTTGCCAAGGTCCTGCCGCACGTGACCGTTGCAATCGGCAATGACAAGGAATGTGCCGTAGCGGTGGGCGAGGGCACTCCGGACGAGCAGGCCGACAGGCTGCTGGCCGCGGGCGTCGAGATCGCCGTCGTCAAGCTTGGCCCCGAGGGCGTGATGGCCAAGACCCGCACCGAGCGCGTCGTCTCCGCCCCCGTTCCGGTAGAGACCGTCAATGGCCTCGGCGCAGGTGACTCCTTCGGCGGCGCCTTCTGCCATGGACTTCTTTCCGGTTGGCCGCTGGCCCAGGTCCTGGATTACGCCAACGCCGCCGGCGCCATCGTGGCTTCCCGCCTTTCGTGCGCCGACGCTATGCCCACGCCGGACGAGGTCAACTCGCTGCTCGCCGAACGCGGCCGCGCCGTTCCGCAGCTTGCCACCGAAGGAGCAGCACTGTGA
- a CDS encoding tautomerase family protein, with protein MPLVRIDVNEGRSAEDLQQLSRGIHDAILAQYGIPERDYFHILTEHPQGQIFAQDAGLGFERSGGVVMIQIFTQGGRSQEAKQRLFAAVAEKLSGVGVAGEDVFIGYVENTAGDWSFGFGRAQYMTGELSVPKK; from the coding sequence ATGCCTCTTGTCCGTATCGACGTAAACGAAGGCCGTTCCGCGGAGGACCTGCAGCAACTCAGCCGGGGAATCCATGACGCGATCCTCGCCCAGTACGGCATTCCGGAGCGTGATTACTTCCATATCCTCACCGAGCACCCGCAGGGGCAGATCTTCGCCCAGGATGCGGGCCTGGGATTCGAGCGGAGCGGGGGAGTGGTGATGATCCAGATCTTTACCCAGGGCGGCCGCTCGCAGGAAGCAAAGCAGCGCCTGTTCGCTGCCGTCGCTGAAAAGCTTTCCGGGGTGGGGGTTGCGGGTGAGGATGTCTTCATTGGCTATGTGGAAAACACTGCGGGGGACTGGTCCTTCGGCTTCGGCCGGGCGCAGTACATGACGGGTGAACTGTCGGTCCCGAAGAAGTAG
- a CDS encoding Gfo/Idh/MocA family protein — translation MTETLRVAVIGAGRMGADHIQRLHKRIHGAEVAAVVDVDLARAQAAIEGIPGAVALADAEEALNNGDVNAVLIATPGFLHEDILLKALAKDIPILCEKPLTPDAESSWNVVQAEVALGRKRIQVGFMRRFDAEYAALGQIIRDHELGELLMLHHQHRNPTTPVGFTNEMLIHDSVVHEFDAIRFFTGEEITSIQVRLGKATRNAPAGQHDPQHVLIETESGVLADVEIYVNAKFGYEVATQASFEEGVVSIGGDKGPYTRSAGRWGGNITPGFEERFGAAYDVEIQSWVDAARKGEIGGPSAWDGYATAACCEAGVEAQKNGEKVAVKLATKPDLYK, via the coding sequence ATGACTGAAACCCTCCGCGTAGCCGTTATCGGCGCAGGGCGCATGGGCGCCGACCACATCCAGCGCCTCCACAAGCGCATCCACGGAGCCGAAGTTGCCGCCGTCGTTGACGTGGACCTGGCCCGTGCACAGGCCGCCATCGAGGGCATTCCGGGCGCTGTTGCCCTGGCCGACGCCGAGGAAGCCCTTAACAACGGCGACGTCAATGCGGTACTGATTGCCACCCCCGGCTTCCTGCACGAGGACATCCTGCTGAAGGCGCTCGCCAAGGACATCCCGATCCTCTGCGAAAAGCCGCTGACCCCGGACGCCGAATCCTCCTGGAACGTTGTCCAGGCCGAGGTGGCTTTGGGCCGCAAGCGCATCCAGGTGGGCTTCATGCGCCGCTTCGACGCCGAATATGCGGCGCTCGGCCAAATCATCCGCGACCACGAGCTGGGCGAGCTGCTCATGCTGCACCACCAGCACCGCAACCCCACCACGCCGGTTGGCTTCACGAACGAAATGCTGATCCACGACTCCGTGGTGCACGAGTTTGATGCCATCCGCTTCTTCACGGGCGAGGAAATCACCAGCATCCAGGTCCGCCTGGGCAAGGCCACCAGGAACGCCCCGGCCGGCCAGCACGATCCACAGCACGTCCTGATCGAGACCGAATCGGGCGTCCTGGCCGACGTTGAGATTTATGTCAACGCCAAGTTCGGCTATGAAGTGGCTACCCAGGCATCCTTCGAAGAAGGCGTCGTCAGCATCGGCGGCGACAAGGGTCCCTACACCCGCAGCGCCGGCCGCTGGGGCGGAAACATCACCCCCGGCTTCGAGGAGCGTTTCGGCGCGGCGTACGACGTCGAAATCCAGTCATGGGTAGACGCGGCACGTAAGGGCGAAATTGGCGGCCCCTCCGCCTGGGACGGCTACGCCACTGCAGCCTGCTGCGAAGCGGGCGTCGAAGCACAGAAGAACGGCGAAAAGGTCGCTGTAAAGCTGGCCACAAAGCCCGACCTCTACAAGTAG